A single region of the Sorghum bicolor cultivar BTx623 chromosome 7, Sorghum_bicolor_NCBIv3, whole genome shotgun sequence genome encodes:
- the LOC8076559 gene encoding leucine-rich repeat receptor-like protein kinase TDR, producing MATTGISSPPRPLPLPLHGGLLLLLPLILTITTAASSAPLPLLALLSLKSSLHDPSGALRPWTYAAAASAGATRSLAPPWCAWPGVSCDPATGDIAALDLSRRNLSGAFSATAARLLAPTLTSLNLSGNAFTGEFPAAAVFFQLRRLESLDVSHNFFNGTFPDGVDALGGSLAAFDAYSNCFVGPLPRGLGELRRLQLLNLGGSFFNGSVPAEIGQLRSLRFLNLAGNALTGRLPSELGGLASLEQLEIGYNSYDGGVPAELGNLTRLQYLDIAVANLSGPLPPELGDLARLEKLFLFKNRLAGAIPPRWSRLRALQALDLSDNLLAGAIPAGLGDLANLTMLNLMSNFLSGPIPAAIGALPSLEVLQLWNNSLTGRLPASLGASGRLVRVDVSTNSLSGPIPPGMCTGNRLARLILFDNRFDSAIPASLATCSSLWRVRLESNRLSGEIPVGFGAIRNLTYLDLSSNSLTGGIPADLVASPSLEYINISGNPVGGALPNVSWQAPNLQVFAASKCALGGVVPAFGAAGCSNLYRLELAGNDLTGAIPSDISTCKRLVSLRLQHNQLTGEIPAELAALPSITEIDLSWNELTGVVPPGFANCTTLETFDVSFNHLVTAGSPSASSSPGASEGTTARRNAAMWVSAVAVAFAGMVVLAVTARWLQWREDGTAAPGGGGSNGGGARARRRPNVVVGPWRMTAFQRLDFTADDVARCVEGSDGIIGAGSSGTVYRAKMPNGEVIAVKKLWRQPLAHKEGGGGGAPVGPLKEPGDADGGGNRSKLAEVEVLGHLRHRNIVRLLGWCTDGEATLLLYEYMPNGSLDDLLHGGAAGGKAKAWRLDWDARHRIAVGVAQGVSYLHHDCVPAVAHRDLKPSNILLDADMEARVADFGVAKALHAAAAPMSAVAGSYGYIAPEYTYTLKVDEKSDVYSFGVVLLEILTGRRSVEAEYGEGSNIVDWVRRKVAAGGAGDVMDAAAWTTAADQQQTGGGATAAARDEMALVLRVALLCTSRWPQERPPMRDVVSMLQEARRGRKQLLPKKQQTKIN from the coding sequence ATGGCCACCACGGGCATCtcctcgccgccgcggccgctcccgctcccgctcCACGGCGGCCTCCTACTCCTGCTGCCTCTGATCCTGACCATCACCACCGCCGCGTCCTCAGCTCCGCTGCCGCTCCTCGCGCTGCTCTCCCTCAAGTCCTCCCTCCACGACCCGTCCGGCGCGCTGCGGCCCTGGACGTACGCGGCCGCGGCGTCGGCGGGCGCGACGCGTTCTCTGGCCCCGCCGTGGTGCGCGTGGCCGGGCGTGTCCTGCGACCCGGCCACGGGGGACATCGCGGCGCTCGACCTCTCCCGCCGCAACCTCTCCGGCGCATtctccgccaccgccgccaggCTGCTGGCGCCCACGCTGACGTCGCTCAACCTCAGCGGGAACGCGTTCACCGGGGAGTTTCCGGCCGCGGCGGTGTTCTTCCAGCTCCGGCGGCTTGAGTCGCTCGACGTCAGCCACAACTTCTTCAACGGCACGTTCCCCGACGGCGTCGACGCGCTCGGCGGATCGCTCGCGGCCTTCGACGCCTACAGCAACTGCTTCGTCGGCCCGCTGCCGCgcggcctcggcgagctccggcgGCTCCAGCTGCTCAACCTCGGCGGCAGCTTCTTCAACGGGAGCGTCCCGGCCGAGATCGGACAGCTCCGTTCTCTACGGTTCCTGAACCTCGCCGGGAACGCGTTGACCGGGCGGCTCCCGTCGGAGCTCGGCGGCCTCGCGTCGCTCGAGCAGCTCGAGATCGGGTACAACTCCTACGACGGCGGCGTTCCCGCGGAGCTCGGCAACCTGACGCGGCTCCAGTACCTGGACATCGCCGTCGCCAACCTGTCTGGTCCGCTGCCGCCGGAGCTCGGCGACCTCGCGCGGCTCGAGAAGCTCTTCCTGTTCAAGAACCGGCTCGCCGGTGCCATACCGCCGCGGTGGTCTCGCCTCCGCGCGCTGCAGGCTCTTGACCTGTCGGATAACCTGCTCGCCGGAGCCATCCCGGCGGGGCTCGGGGATCTCGCCAACCTCACCATGCTGAACCTCATGAGCAACTTCCTCTCCGGCCCGATCCCGGCGGCGATCGGCGCGCTGCCGAGCCTCGAGGTGCTGCAGCTTTGGAACAACTCGCTCACCGGACGGTTGCCGGCGTCGCTGGGCGCGAGCGGGCGGCTCGTCCGGGTGGACGTGTCGACCAACTCCCTGTCCGGCCCGATTCCTCCCGGGATGTGCACCGGCAACCGTCTCGCACGCCTCATCCTCTTCGACAACCGCTTCGACTCGGCGATCCCGGCGAGCCTCGCCACCTGCTCGTCGCTCTGGCGAGTCCGCCTGGAATCCAACCGCCTGTCCGGCGAGATCCCGGTTGGGTTCGGCGCGATCCGCAACCTGACATACCTGGACCTCAGCTCCAACTCGCTCACCGGCGGCATTCCTGCTGATCTCGTGGCGTCTCCGAGCCTCGAGTACATCAACATCTCCGGCAACCCCGTCGGCGGCGCGCTCCCGAACGTGTCGTGGCAGGCGCCGAACCTGCAGGTCTTCGCGGCGAGCAAGTGCGCGCTCGGCGGCGTGGTCCCGGCGTTCGGCGCCGCGGGGTGTTCGAACCTGTACCGGCTGGAGCTGGCAGGGAATGACCTCACCGGTGCAATCCCCAGTGACATCAGCACCTGCAAGCGGCTGGTGAGCTTGAGGTTGCAGCACAATCAGCTCACCGGCGAGATCCCGGCAGAGCTCGCCGCCTTGCCGTCCATCACCGAGATCGACCTGTCCTGGAACGAGCTCACCGGCGTCGTCCCGCCGGGCTTCGCCAACTGCACCACGCTGGAGACCTTCGACGTGTCCTTCAACCATCTGGTGACTGCTGGCTCGCCGTCGGCGTCGTCGTCACCAGGCGCCAGCGAGGGGACCACCGCTCGGCGCAACGCGGCGATGTGGGTGTCCGCTGTGGCGGTGGCCTTCGCTGGGATGGTGGTGCTCGCCGTCACCGCACGCTGGCTGCAGTGGCGCGAGGACGGCACAGCCGCGCCGGGCGGCGGCGGTAGTAACGGTGGCGGCGCACGTGCACGACGCCGACCCAACGTCGTCGTCGGGCCGTGGAGGATGACGGCGTTCCAGAGGCTGGACTTCACCGCCGACGACGTGGCGCGGTGCGTCGAGGGGAGCGACGGCATCATCGGCGCCGGGTCGTCCGGGACGGTGTACCGCGCCAAGATGCCGAACGGCGAGGTCATCGCGGTGAAGAAGCTGTGGCGGCAGCCGTTGGCGCAcaaggagggaggaggaggaggagctccgGTGGGGCCGCTGAAGGAGCCAGGTGACGCGGACGGCGGCGGAAACAGGAGCAAGCTCGCCGAGGTGGAGGTGCTGGGCCACCTCCGGCACCGGAACATCGTCCGGCTGCTGGGGTGGTGCACGGACGGCGAGGCGACGCTGCTGCTGTACGAGTACATGCCGAACGGCAGCCTGGACGACCTCCTGcacggcggcgccgccggcggCAAGGCGAAAGCGTGGCGGCTGGACTGGGACGCGCGGCACCGGATCGCCGTGGGGGTGGCGCAGGGCGTGAGCTACCTGCACCACGACTGCGTGCCGGCGGTGGCGCACCGCGACCTGAAGCCCAGCAACATCCTGCTCGACGCCGACATGGAGGCGCGCGTGGCCGACTTCGGCGTCGCCAAGGCgctccacgccgccgccgcgcccatGTCCGCCGTCGCCGGCTCCTACGGCTACATCGCACCGGAGTACACGTACACGCTGAAAGTAGACGAGAAGAGCGACGTGTACAGCTTCGGCGTGGTGCTGCTGGAGATCCTGACCGGCCGGAGGTCCGTGGAGGCGGAGTACGGCGAGGGGAGCAACATCGTGGACTGGGTGAGGCGCAAGGTCGCCGCCGGTGGAGCCGGCGACGTGATGGACGCGGCGGcgtggacgacggcggcggaccAGCAGCAGACCGGCGGcggggcgacggcggcggcgcgggacgAGATGGCGCTGGTGCTGCGGGTGGCGCTGCTGTGCACCAGCCGGTGGCCGCAGGAGCGGCCGCCGATGAGGGACGTCGTGTCCATGCTGCAGGAGGCCAGGCGTGGGCGGAAGCAGCTCCTGCCCAAGAAGCAGCAAACAAAGATTAATTAG